Within Corynebacterium timonense, the genomic segment TGGACGATCTCCTCGACAAGGTCGACGAGCGCGCGCAAGGACTGCCAGCGCTCGCGCGCCTGGGCGCCTTCCGGTTCCGTGCGCGTCAAGCCGAGCGGAGCGAGCGCGGCGCGGGTGACCGCCACCGGGTCGTCCGGCAGGTCGTCGCGGCGTGCGGCGCCGACGAGCGCCGAGATGGACTCGCGGATCTCCGGGCGCTGGAAGAACCCTTCCCCGCCGCGGACCTGGTAGACGACGCCCGCGTCGGCGAGCGCCGATTCAAAGGCGGCGGACTGGGCGTTGATGCGGTAGAGCACGGCGATTTCCCGGGCGGGCACTCCGTCGTCGAGAAGCGAGCGAATCGCCGCGGCGACCTCCCGGGCCTCGGTCGGCTCGTCGCCGTACGAGGCGAACGTCGGCTCGGGTCCGGGCGGGCGCATGCCCTCCAGCTCGAGGCGGGTGCCCGCGACGCGGCCCGTGGCCTTGCCAATGACTTTGTTGGCCAGGTTCGTGATCTGCGGGGTCGAACGGTAGTCGCGCTGCAGCTTGACGACGGTCCCGTGGCGGTACGTCCGAGAGAAGTTGAGCAGGTAGTCCGGCGTCGCCCCGGTGAAGGAGTAGATCGTCTGGTTGGCGTCGCCGACGACGGTGAGGTCGTCGCGCTGCCCCAGCCAGCCCTCGAGCACCCGCTGCTGCAGGGGTGTGACGTCCTGGTACTCGTCGACGACGAAGCTCTGGTACTGGGAACGGAACTCCTCCGCGACGGCGGGGGCGTTCTCGAGCGCGCCGGCGACGTGGAGGAGCAGGTCGTCGAAGTCGAGCAGCATGCCCTCCGGGCTCGTCTTCGCCTCCTCGTACATGCGGTAGACGTCGGCGACCTTCGCGGCCTCGGCGGGTGGGGTGCGTTTCGTGCCTTCGACGCGCGCCGCGTAGTCCTCGGCGCCGATGACGGACGCCTTCGCCCATTCGATCTCACCGAGCAGATCGCGCACCATTTCTTTGCCGGAATCGAGACCGGCCGCGCGGGCGGCCCTGCCGACCAGGGGGAACTTGTTATCGATGAGCCGCCACGGCAGATCGCCCGCGATCTGCGGCCAGAAGTAGCGCAGCTGGCGCAACGCCGCGGCGTGGAAGGTGCGCGCCTGCACACCACCGATGCCCATGACGCGCAGGCGGTCGCGCATCTCACCGGCGGCGCGTTGCGTGAAGGTCACCGCCAACACCTTGTTCGGCGAGACCATGCCCTGGTCGATGAGGTGGGCGATGCGGTAGGTGATGGTCCTCGTCTTGCCCGTCCCGGCGCCGGCGAGGATGCACACCGGTCCGCGCGGTGCGGTGGCGGCGACGCGCTGGTCGTCGTCGAGAAGCGAAAGATCGATAGCCATGCGTGTGGTGCCTACTCCCCCTGGAAGATGGAGTCGGAATCGGAATCGGATGCAGAGTCGCGGCTGTGGCGCACGTAGAGCAAACGGTCCCCCGGCTCGACTGTTTCGGCCTCGGGCGAGTCGATGCGGTAGAGCT encodes:
- a CDS encoding ATP-dependent DNA helicase UvrD2, whose protein sequence is MAIDLSLLDDDQRVAATAPRGPVCILAGAGTGKTRTITYRIAHLIDQGMVSPNKVLAVTFTQRAAGEMRDRLRVMGIGGVQARTFHAAALRQLRYFWPQIAGDLPWRLIDNKFPLVGRAARAAGLDSGKEMVRDLLGEIEWAKASVIGAEDYAARVEGTKRTPPAEAAKVADVYRMYEEAKTSPEGMLLDFDDLLLHVAGALENAPAVAEEFRSQYQSFVVDEYQDVTPLQQRVLEGWLGQRDDLTVVGDANQTIYSFTGATPDYLLNFSRTYRHGTVVKLQRDYRSTPQITNLANKVIGKATGRVAGTRLELEGMRPPGPEPTFASYGDEPTEAREVAAAIRSLLDDGVPAREIAVLYRINAQSAAFESALADAGVVYQVRGGEGFFQRPEIRESISALVGAARRDDLPDDPVAVTRAALAPLGLTRTEPEGAQARERWQSLRALVDLVEEIVQRGEAATLVDVLRSLRQRAEAKQPPAVDGVTLASLHAAKGLEWDAVFLVGLVENTLPISHAIKAGDEQIEEERRLFYVGVTRARQHLRLSWSLARQEGGRASRSRSRFLDGIAPELEVEKAPQRLKRAKVCRVCGDPLDTPAEKSLGRHVHCEPGYNEDAFLALKEWRLGIAREEAVPPYMVFSDATLLAIVEQMPATPEELLDVSGVGPMKLRTFGEGVLETIAQFR